The Calliphora vicina chromosome 3, idCalVici1.1, whole genome shotgun sequence genome contains a region encoding:
- the Lmpt gene encoding nucleoprotein TPR isoform X1: MGELFAEFGDLVFTLVIGYISAIEFLYVVRHLYHYSFNHDADGYDTDGDNVSQLQDSMRRQLADAKNKEALAGTQVMKDGVPYKDGFRLEAQQTLIDQLKEQLKDKELSDLRRQELEKELAKQMKIAEQLRKELAEAEAKYERQLKQEAAEKAKKLLEEQQKREKEERAKKEAEEQARKLLEAEKQKEAEQRKREEEERMKKETEQKEKEKRQREEQERREAEEQARKLAEQEKQKEAEQRQREEAEESARKLAEAEKQREAEQRQREEEEERERVRLEAEENARKIQEAEKQREKEQRQREEQEEQEENERRLLAIEKANEEKQAAEEAEAAARKLLDIEHRLEEQLRAAEKEAELTEKERQLIESIKKRDLPQDEGNEQKEAELLRKILEAREQLGEESEEEQSLRLIQRERDQEAKQKRIEENALLFMEAEKEMAEIQAKMLDAVEKREFATTLDSAPQTPAIEEPCIKRTLSPLMDGESVHHTVKTQLAQKDMDEPYSVSSKTLLFPGVSDDASSIDPASSQQSSFSTQHSEEITTGTDSQYPQQERQEPDGEDTALTNLQYSDDYLRSLDGIKQRPLVREDGSGRRRAFKKRRSSNSSNSSRESRHSRDEELKMFTSLEEEEMKDTADSEFTPIRYTNEPTLKVKGHHRRHKRSPAKDAKHADDSLRSSLERLGEETSDPWGEVKPEHYKQTEFWRREKNVSIDEEMEFEKPTSSEDVAYDTATNMPSASSFEEATRMQNEEALTALQKHSASWTAREGESDDKATAKEETARSDNTNLQTSQTAEREASPARSSASPRLRRSPRIEEIDQYEERWKETNNTTNKSTPNTALNTPTISVHTPLDYGPWRDEHGLIMEGLSDFYDFTASVNPSRSRPTSRNPSPANTAPNTPLPKDVSYELLNSNKEIKEKTSVEIYDDTGDLESNEFKKENIIKFIDSINGNEESIENDEVKEEDVSMEAEVDLNHQLQYVADDANRLGTNQASLVPLVNIIDDVAAAANPSDTDVTESTDSDMNALVSSLRLQQAGRSRSRSKSPLPTPGNLQRSLENRRYKMIKHNEDILEKLIETKLLPELTPEEELAQQTNTQQQNPIITTTTTIEEDNDNSSREQMDSLVQSLRVDRGRTRSKSPMRLPTADNLSKGLEKRRSKLIERNDEFIKQLEERPQTPDSPTITVEYVYEIEGSEETNIVNVSTPTISIESPQNEASVSTPEEDDDCSREKMNLLVQSLRAARSRSKSPMPVTMTENVSQTIESTRYYQFQHTEEMNAEQHSAILNAPSISIDFAETESRASPKAADEDCSREQMDLLVQSLRVARSRSTSKSPMRLPATDMAQRAKTPEPSDLTVEYVYEFEKSEETELQGNRDRHSRSRTPSRSHSRSRSHSLPPRPDEIELAAYRSNTPSRSVSPQPEEYDEFHVLLNLEGSENKTLAISSEEHESLIVANRQKQLDEEALEKLKYASEEMELRTLSPLILDNDELTEEQGQDLLADLPLTERAKLLRKSPTTPDYDRTISEEMLDIERIKQERLEKGFKRSTYVGESMDLGSEFETLRREAAHFQRSQSPSPSSSTIDSKTASKAAEEKRKLQDLILQELTTTSSSSSSSSHESKEAKSTGAIPKTERLSSCEIELTLTNEIEDTIRIKEEMLSSSFQSSTQVVQTVDKTEEFEEMRRRNAEFRRSGSASRSPLQESQLQELAGIEQEVAKRELKDKVLHEVACSSMNFQDFSRHLNANFFDQERRASDSALIQKPEVFVQEDSDLDPEEYHHFRRFSLAQEQPVEQYPTDDYIFIEEVEVRTRSGSRTWLREDFYSEEVDKYLAKGEQSAEVETAESTGSDHIEIEENIAPADEDEEYSNASDDDRQTVVEVDDEIDEDISDFNERGPAEESHHETSECEEAEREMDRYAGREASDWNRVVDVNDIFINENPSNELVHSEEDEGAVGGLSNSPYDSDSFAIDQIYDEAIKNRKQSGILREFDSILSQMSVSSDIDEQYLLWSKTQAKRKPKNIEFNTQFLDNERKETEMRYLGDANVTARQSVRLRSRYGYSPVLQAKCIEDDVEVDLNYKPKKEYNWRKNFKLDEDEDVKEDREVTLADLDGEEKNQDDEDKDKAEKQWEEFNDNEEQDNMKIDVRKYSIGGESVTLFSRSPEREAICTEQQYADIEEPENEILKKEDVQEEKVEKPKKKKTKKKLHKETKDSLEETMNREDEDVYDHELYNRRSSSIQMETDSPKRKSRSRRSSRSSVTNEDSLGLFSPRSSVGYAEPIGDIMEEFTDMAKETARPKKMKKRKKVKETMANVAESPIENKEEELQYNTEPLNDIPAVSTVITPESSCANILSTLSPQNSVCVTPASIDSNINLSVEELRQDSKEEINNITSSSTTASSPSANLSRTSSIVTTPVDTFDILKDANFYPLF, from the exons ATGGGTGAATTATTTGCAGAATTTGGTGATTTAGTATTTACACTGGTCATTGGCTATATAAGTGCcattgaatttttatatgtcGTACGTCATCTGTATCACTACTCATTCAATCATGACGCTGACGGTTATGACACGGACGGCGACAATGTGTCACAACTGCAAGACAGCATGCGCCGCCAGCTGGCCGATGCCAAAAACAAAGAAGCCCTGGCTGGAACACAAGTAATGAAAGATGGTGTTCCCTATAAGGATGGTTTCCGCTTGGAGGCCCAACAAACTCTGATAGACCAACTGAAAGAGCAGTTGAAGGACAAGGAATTATCCGATTTAAGGCGTCAGGAGTTGGAGAAGGAATTGgctaaacaaatgaaaatagcCGAGCAATTGCGTAAGGAACTGGCTGAAGCTGAGGCTAAATATGAGCGCCAGCTTaagcaggaagcagcggaaaaGGCTAAAAAGTTGTTAGAGGAACAACAGAAACGTGAGAAAGAAGAGCGGGCCAAAAAGGAAGCTGAAGAACAGGCACGCAAATTGCTGGAGGCCGAAAAGCAAAAAGAGGCGGAACAACGTAAACGTGAAGAGGAAGAACGTATGAAAAAAGAGACCGAACAAAAAGAGAAAGAGAAACGACAGCGCGAAGAACAAGAGCGCCGAGAAGCCGAAGAACAGGCACGTAAATTGGCGgaacaagaaaaacaaaaggAGGCCGAACAAAGGCAACGTGAGGAGGCTGAGGAAAGTGCTCGCAAACTAGCAGAAGCGGAAAAACAAAGAGAGGCCGAACAAAGGCAACGTGAGGAAGAAGAAGAACGAGAACGTGTTCGTTTAGAAGCTGAAGAAAATGCCCGCAAAATACAAGAAGCCGAAAAGCAAAGAGAAAAAGAACAACGACAACGTGAAGAGCAGGAGGAACAAGAAGAAAATGAACGACGCCTGCTGGCCATCGAAAAAGCCAATGAAGAAAAACAAGCTGCCGAAGAAGCAGAGGCTGCTGCTAGAAAACTTCTTGACATCGAACACCGCTTGGAAGAACAGCTGAGAGCAGCCGAAAAAGAAGCCGAACTCACCGAAAAAGAACGACAACTCATAGAGTCCATTAAGAAACGTGATCTTCCGCAGGATGAAGGTAATGAACAAAAAGAAGCAGAACTTTTAAGAAAAATCCTAGAAGCCCGCGAGCAATTGGGTGAGGAATCGGAGGAGGAGCAAAGTCTTAGGCTAATACAACGCGAACGTGATCAGGAAGCCAAACAAAAGCGCATCGAAGAAAATGCCTTACTGTTTATGGAGGCCGAAAAGGAAATGGCCGAGATACAGGCCAAAATGTTGGATGCCGTGGAAAAAAGAGAATTTGCCACAACACTAGATAGTGCTCCTCAAACGCCAGCCATAGAAGAGCCCTGCATAAAAAGAACTTTGTCACCTCTAATGGATGGAGAGTCTGTGCATCATACCGTCAAGACACAATTGGCCCAGAAGGATATGGATGAACCCTATTCGGTTAGCAGCAAAACTTTACTATTTCCGGGCGTTTCAGATGATGCCTCGTCCATAGATCCCGCCTCCAGTCAACAGTCCTCGTTTAGTACACAGCATTCGGAGGAAATAACCACGGGTACTGACTCACAATATCCCCAGCAAGAGCGTCAAGAGCCCGATGGTGAGGATACCGCTTTAACTAACCTCCAATACTCTGATGATTATTTACGTTCCCTAGATGGCATTAAGCAACGACCACTTGTGCGCGAAGACGGCTCTGGACGTCGGCGTGCCTTTAAAAAGCGTCGCTCCAGTAACAGTTCAAATTCATCGCGTGAATCGCGTCACTCACGTGACGAagaattgaaaatgtttacCTCGCTGGAGGAAGAGGAGATGAAAGACACCGCTGATTCAGAATTTACACCCATACGCTATACCAATGAGCCCACTTTGAAAGTAAAGGGTCACCATCGACGCCACAAACGTAGTCCCGCCAAAGATGCAAAACACGCTGATGACAGTTTACGCAGTTCGCTGGAACGTTTGGGTGAGGAGACAAGCGATCCTTGGGGCGAAGTTAAGCCAGAACATTATAAACAAACTGAATTCTGGAGAAGAGAGAAAAATGTGTCCATAGATGAGGAGATGGAATTTGAAAAGCCAACTTCTAGTGAAGATGTGGCCTATGATACAGCCACCAATATGCCAAGTGCTTCATCTTTTGAGGAAGCTACTCGAATGCAGAATGAAGAGGCTTTGACGGCGTTGCAGAAACATTCGGCTAGTTGGACTGCAAGG GAAGGAGAATCGGATGACAAAGCTACTGCTAAAGAAGAAACGGCACGAAGTGACAATACAAAT CTTCAAACCTCCCAAACAGCGGAGAGAGAAGCTTCACCAGCACGATCCTCTGCTTCGCCACGCTTACGACGTAGCCCACGCATAGAAGAAATCGATCAATACGAAGAACGCTGGAAAGAAACCAACAATACTACGAATAAAAGTACTCCCAACACAGCGCTAAATACACCTACCATAAGCGTACATACCCCTTTGGATTATGGACCATGGCGTGATGAACATGGTCTGATAATGGAAGGTTTAAGTGATTTTTACGATTTTACAGCTTCAGTGAATCCCTCAAGATCTAGACCCACTTCTAGAAATCCTTCGCCTGCTAATACCGCACCCAATACACCGTTGCCCAAAGATGTGTCTTATGAattgttaaattcaaataaggaaattaaagaaaaaacttcTGTGGAAATATATGATGACACTGGCGACTTGGAGAGTAATGAgtttaaaaaggaaaatattattaaattcataGACTCTATTAATGGTAATGAAGAGAGTATAGAAAATGATGAAGTCAAGGAAGAAGATGTATCCATGGAAGCTGAAGTTGATTTAAACCACCAACTGCAATATGTGGCTGATGATGCAAACCGGTTAGGCACTAATCAAGCTAGTTTGGTGCCTCTAGTTAATATAATAGATGATGTAGCTGCCGCAGCTAATCCTTCAGACACAGATGTAACTGAATCCACTGATAGCGATATGAATGCCTTGGTTAGCAGCTTAAGGTTACAGCAAGCTGGTAGATCACGCTCACGTTCCAAATCTCCCTTGCCTACACCCGGCAATTTACAGCGTAGTTTGGAAAATAGACGCTATAAAATGATCAAACACAATGAggatattttagaaaaactaatcGAAACTAAACTATTGCCCGAATTAACGCCTGAAGAAGAATTAGCTCAACAAACTaatacacaacaacaaaatccaATTATAACCACTACTACTACAATTGAGGAAGACAATGACAATAGCTCTCGAGAACAAATGGATTCTCTGGTACAATCTTTGCGAGTAGATAGAGGCAGAACTAGATCCAAAAGTCCTATGCGTCTGCCCACAGCTGATAATTTGAGTAAAGGCTTGGAAAAGCGTCGTAGTAAATTAATAGAACGTAATGATGAATTCATAAAACAACTGGAAGAACGGCCCCAAACCCCTGATTCTCCAACTATAACGGTGGAATATGTTTATGAAATAGAAGGTTCGGAGGAGACAAACATTGTTAATGTCAGCACACCAACCATATCCATTGAATCACCTCAAAATGAAGCATCTGTGTCAACTCCAGAAGAAGATGATGACTGCTCCAgggaaaaaatgaatttattggTGCAATCCTTAAGGGCAGCTCGTAGCAGATCGAAAAGTCCCATGCCTGTTACAATGACAGAAAATGTCAGTCAAACAATTGAATCTACTCGCTATTATCAATTTCAACATACTGAGGAAATGAATGCCGAGCAACACTCCGCAATTTTAAATGCTCCCAGCATATCTATTGACTTTGCGGAAACCGAATCAAGAGCATCACCAAAAGCGGCAGATGAAGATTGTTCCCGGGAACAAATGGATTTATTAGTACAATCTCTTCGCGTAGCTAGAAGTAGATCCACATCCAAGAGTCCCATGCGTTTGCCTGCAACAGACATGGCACAGAGAGCTAAAACGCCCGAACCATCTGATCTAACGGTGGAATATGTTTATGAATTTGAGAAATCCGAAGAAACAGAACTTCAAGGCAACCGAGACAGACATTCAAGATCCAGGACTCCCTCACGTTCACACTCCAGATCTCGATCACATTCATTGCCGCCCCGACCTGACGAAATAGAACTCGCAGCATATCGCTCCAATACACCATCTAGATCCGTATCACCCCAACCCGAGGAGTATGACGAGTTCCATGTTTTGCTTAATTTGGAAGGTTCTGAAAATAAAACGCTTGCAATTAGCTCGGAAGAACATGAGTCATTGATTGTAGCTAATCGCCAAAAACAATTAGATGAAGAAGCTTTAGAAAAATTGAAATACGCCTCGGAAGAAATGGAATTAAGAACATTGTCTCCTCTAATCTTAGATAATGATGAACTTACTGAGGAACAAGGTCAAGATTTGTTGGCTGATTTGCCTTTAACCGAAAGAGCCAAATTGTTGAGGAAATCTCCCACCACACCGGACTATGATCGCACTATTTCCGAGGAAATGCTGGATATAGAACGTATTAAACAGGAAAGGCTGGAGAAGGGATTTAAACGCTCCACCTATGTGGGAGAGTCCATGGATTTGGGTAGTGAATTTGAGACCTTGAGAAGGGAAGCAGCACATTTCCAACGTTCTCAAAGTCCATCGCCTTCTTCCTCGACCATTGATTCTAAAACGGCTAGCAAGGCGGCAGAAGAAAAACGTAAACTTCAGGATTTAATATTGCAAGAATTAACCACTACCtcaagcagcagcagcagtagtagCCATGAATCCAAAGAAGCTAAAAGCACAGGTGCTATACCTAAAACCGAACGTTTAAGTTCCTGTGAAATAGAGCTAACATTAACCAATGAAATCGAGGATACTATACGCATTAAGGAGGAAATGTTAAGCAGTAGTTTCCAAAGTTCTACACAAGTTGTTCAAACAGTAGATAAAACCGAGGAATTTGAAGAAATGCGTCGCAGAAACGCTGAATTTAGAAGATCAGGCAGTGCAAGTCGCTCTCCTTTGCAGGAATCTCAACTCCAAGAATTGGCCGGCATTGAGCAGGAGGTTGCAAAACGTGAATTAAAAGACAAAGTTCTGCATGAAGTGGCTTGTTCCTCCATGAATTTTCAAGATTTCTCCCGTCATTTAAATGCTAATTTCTTTGATCAAGAACGCAGAGCCTCTGATTCAGCTTTGATACAAAAACCAGAGGTTTTTGTGCAAGAGGATTCAGATTTAGACCCAGAAGAATATCATCACTTTCGTAGATTTTCTTTGGCCCAAGAGCAGCCAGTAGAACAATATCCTACTGATGATTATATTTTCATAGAAGAAGTAGAGGTGAGAACCAGAAGTGGTTCTCGTACATGGCTTAGAGAAGATTTCTATAGTGAGGAAGTTGATAAATATCTAGCAAAGGGTGAACAGTCAGCGGAAGTGGAAACTGCGGAGTCGACAGGAAGTGATCATATTGAAATAGAGGAAAATATTGCACCAGCTGATGAAGATGAAGAATACTCCAATGCTAGTGATGATGATAGACAAACAGTTGTTGAAGTGGATGATGAAATTGATGAGGATATTTCCGATTTCAATGAACGTGGTCCAGCAGAAGAGTCCCATCACGAAACCTCCGAATGTGAGGAGGCTGAACGTGAAATGGATCGTTATGCAGGTCGAGAAGCCAGTGATTGGAATCGTGTGGTAGATGTTAACGatatatttattaacgaaaatcCCTCAAATGAACTTGTTCATAGCGAGGAGGACGAGGGAGCCGTGGGCGGTTTAAGTAATTCACCCTATGACTCGGATTCTTTTGCCATTGATCAAATTTATGATGAGGCTATTAAAAATCGCAAACAGTCTGGTATTCTAAGGGAATTTGACAGTATTTTGAGTCAAATGTCCGTGAGCAGTGACATCGACGAACAGTATCTGCTGTGGTCTAAGACCCAGGCTAAAAGAAAAcccaaaaatatagaatttaataCACAATTCCTGGATAATGAACGTAAGGAAACGGAAATGCGTTATTTGGGCGATGCTAATGTTACGGCACGTCAATCAGTTCGTTTACGCTCTCGTTATGGTTACAGTCCGGTATTGCAGGCCAAGTGTATTGAGGATGATGTAGAGGTGGATTTGAATTATAAACCAAAGAAGGAATATAACTGGCGCAAAAATTTCAAGCTGGACGAGGACGAGGATGTAAAGGAAGATAGGGAAGTTACTTTGGCGGATTTGGATGGCGAAGAAAAGAATCAAGATGATGAAGATAAAGATAAAGCCGAGAAACAATGGGAAGAATTTAATGATAATGAGGAGCAAGATAATATGAAGATAGATGTACGTAAATACAGTATAGGAGGAGAGAGTGTTACACTGTTTAGTCGCAGTCCCGAGAGAGAAGCCATCTGTACGGAGCAGCAATATGCCGATATTGAGGAACCCGAAAATGAGATTTTAAAGAAGGAAGACGTTCAAGAGGAAAAGGTGGAGAAACCtaagaaaaagaaaaccaaaaagaaATTACATAAGGAAACCAAAGACAGCCTAGAGGAAACCATGAATAGAGAAGATGAAGATGTTTACGATCATGAGCTGTACAATCGCCGCAGCAGTAGTATACAAATGGAAACGGATTCCCCCAAACGCAAATCACGTTCAAGACGCAGTTCCAGAAGTAGCGTTACAAATGAAGATTCTTTGGGGCTGTTTTCACCGCGCAGCAGTGTGGGTTATGCTGAGCCTATAGGCGATATAATGGAAGAATTTACGGACATGGCAAAAGAAACGGCCAGACccaagaaaatgaaaaaacgcAAGAAGGTTAAGGAAACTATGGCCAATGTGGCCGAAAGTCCCATTGAAAACAAAGAGGAGGAGTTGCAATATAATACAGAGCCCTTAAACGATATACCAGCCGTTTCCACTGTCATAACACCAGAGTCATCGTGTGCTAATATACTCTCCACTCTCAGTCCTCAGAATAGTGTTTGTGTAACACCGGCCTCCATAGATAGCAATATAAATCTATCTGTAGAGGAGTTAAGGCAGGATTCTAAAGAGGAAATCAATAATATAACTAGTTCCTCAACAACAGCTAGTAGTCCCTCCGCGAATTTATCAAGAACTTCATCAATAGTTACTACGCCTGTGGATACGTTTGATATACTAAAGGATGCCAATTTCTATCCACTGTTCTAG